The Pseudanabaena sp. ABRG5-3 genome includes the window TTATTTTTTTGCAGTTTATAGGTACTGACTAAAGCAGGATTTGTAGCGGATTTGAGTCTGTCTTCGACAAATTTTTGAGCCGATGCAAAATGTGGGCGCAAGGGTTGCCATGCTGTCACCAGATCCCAATCCGCAAACGCAGGAATCTCATTAGCGCGATCGCTTAGCCCTCGCAACCATGCATCTTGCCAACCTTCGCGATCGCCATCCTGCCATTGCCCACTCAAAAACTCATGCACCAGCCGATGCAAGCGGAAAACCCTCCCGCGTTCGACAACTTGCAACAAACTCGACACTCGCAGCGCAATCCTACCATCACTTAGATTACGAATTGGGGCAAAAGTAACGGGAGCAGCGATCGCCGTTTTTTTCCAAAAAGGAAATAGTAAACCCACCAACTGACCGAAAGAATCCCAAAACCTTTGCCACCAACCTTTGCGAACGGTCGGCGCAGCGGACTGTTGTGGATAGGCTTCCACCACCGCCTCCACCAACTCCCAAGGCAAATTTATTGGCTCAAACAAACTCAAAACTCGCCCAAGCTGTTGGGCATCAGGAGACAAATTTTGCCAACTCATCGCTAGTGCTGCCTGTACACCCTGTTCTGCATTCTGGCGCGTATCAAGGCGATCGGGTTTCAGTGCATCACTGGCTAACCCATGCTCTTCCAAAGTAGCGATCGCCATCGATAAAGTGCGATCGGGGCTACTCAACCAACTCCCCACCAAAGTCAGCGCCAAGGGCAAACATCCCAAGCGATCGCACAGACTCGCCGCAAGCTCTGGATCGTCAATCACGGGGTGCAAGTCTTCATCCTCATCATCGCCTTCATCTGGATCAGCCCATTGTCTCAACACCTGCACCGCCGCCACAGTAGTCAGTTGCTCAATTTCTAGCATCACCAAGTTATTTCGCAACTGCGATCGCGAAGTCAGCACAAACCGAAACGGACAGCGATCGCCCGAAATCTTGGGTAAATAGGGTACGACCTGAGTCTGATAGTCCGTCACATCATCAATAACGATTAGAGCCAATCGATCCGCACCACAAAATTTTTGCCATGCTTGCCAACCTTCTGCTACTTGCGCCTTTAAGGTTCGCTCATATCGTAAATCTCGATCTTCACAAAACCTCGGCTGCATAAAATCCCTGATCTCTTCTCCAAACTTCAACCCATCAACAATCCCCACGCCACCAGTAAAATCATCCAAATGCAATCTGGCATATTGCCACGCCAGTTTGCTTTTACCCATCCCCGCCAGCCCAGTAATTAACACCATCGGCAAATCTTTCACTTGCTGAGATTGCACTTGCAACAACCCATGCAACTGCTCTAAGTCAGCCTCACGCCCCACAAAAATACTCGCGCCATAAAACTCGCGATCGTCCAGATTGTTATAAAAGCCTTGGTCATGGGTAAATTTTTCGGATCGGGAGTAGTTGAAATAATTGTGTTGTGTATTGCCAGTACCGCCTTGATTGACATTAATTTCGGGATTGCTCACGACTCACCCCTTGCAAATCAGCGATCAAACTTGACACAGAAATATGCGTTAAATAAAACTCTTCACCCTCGGAATCGCGCAAAGCATCCAAATAGGCATCAATTCCACGCGGTTTTGGTAACTCATCGATATCAGCAAGATGTAGACCCAAAGCCGATCGCATTAATTTTGTCGTATCTTCTAAAGTCTCACCCGTAGCTATACAACCCGCCACATCAGGCGAATATGCCGAAAACCCAGTGTCACTTTTTTTCAAGACGATGAGATATTGGTCAATCAAATCGCATACTTTTGTGGTCATAGAGTGAAATTGTTATTCTGAGTATTATTTTGACCTAACTGCTTAACATTAACTTGCTTACCAATGCTAATAGTGTCTCCTGATTTTGACTGCTTCTGCAAAGTCTCAACCTTAGCTGCTAGTTCTTGATTACTTGCCAAAAGCGATCGCACCTGATCTAATAACTTCGTCACTTCAGGATCATCGGCGATCGCCTCCACATCGATTACTGCTTGTCTAGCATCAAAATCTTCACCCGCACTAATCGCTTTTACCGTCTGCGTATTGGGAGCTTTACGGATCAGGACTGACCAAAGCGATCGCGCCAGTTTCAATGTTTCATCGGTAATATTTTCGCCAACCTTGGTTAACGAACCTGTTCCCACAATCGCCAACAACCCCACAATCAAAGAAACTGGCTCCATATTTGCACCAATAGATTTAACCCAAGTTGCTACCTAAGGTAAGAAGAAAAAAAAGCTGCTACAAAGGACAAAAGCCGAGTAGCAGCAAGAAAAATGAATGATGAAATTGTAGCGATTTATTGCCTGTGTGACGACATTCTCCGAGCAATGAACCATCAAGGTGACATACAGCAACAGATAAGTGATGCCGAAGTAATGACCACAGCCATAGTTGCAGTTCTGTATTTTGGTGGAAATTTTGAGAAAGCCAGAAAAGAACTCTCAGAGCCACAATATATCCCCAAAATGGTGAGTCGGAGTCGGTTCAATCGTAGACTTCACAGGGTTGAACCGATGCTATTGATGTTGTTTGAGTGTCTGGGACAAGCATGGAAACAACTGAACACTGAATCGGTTTACAGCATTGATAGCTTTCCGATTCCCGTCTGTGACAATATCCGCATACCAAGGTCAAAAATCTATGACGGTAATGAGGAGTATCGGGGCTATCAAGCCAGCAAGAAGCGATATTTTTACGGTATTAAAATCCATTTGATGGTCACAGAATCGGGGGAACCTGTAGAGTTTTTTCTAACTAATGGTTCCTTTGCCGATGTTAAGGGGTTGAGGGTATTTCCATTTGCTTTACCTGAAGGCAGTGTAGTCTATGCAGACAAGGCTTACAACGATTATGAAATTGAGGATTTGTTGCTTGAAGCTGAGAATATCAAGCTCTCAGCAATGCGAAAAAGCAATTCACAGCGACCTGTACCTGGCTATGTTCAGTTTCTTCAGCACCATAAGCGCAAAGTAATCGAAACTACGGGTAGTTTGATATCCCAGCTTTTACCTAAATCTATTCATGCTGTTACTGCAAAAGGTTTTGAGCTTAAAGTTATGCTCTTTGTCCTTGCTCTTAGCGTTAATTTATGGGTAGCAACTTAGGTTAGATTTACCAATATTTTGATTTTATCTTAGCTACCAGAAACTAAAGCGATCGCTTGATTGATAATTGCCTCGCGATCGACCATTGCCCCTAACTCATCCGCCTCATATCTACCCTCAAAAGCCTCACCCGCAGCAGCATCTAGCGCAATCTCATAGGCTTCTTCTATGGTCTCGCGTAGTTCTGATGGTTCGCAATAATTTCCTTTAGACTTACGTCGTTGATTAGTACGCTGAATTTCTCGCACCGAGTTTTTAATTGAAAGATCCCATGAGCGCGTGGTGCGATTTTCGGCACGTTGTTTAATCAAATGGAGCAGCAAGATTTTGGCAAAGCTATAAATCTTATTCAGCTTGTCATCCTTGCTCATCTCCGTCATCTCCTCCACCAACAGCAACGCATCAGAGATGTTGCCACCTACCAGCAATTCCCTCAGTTCTAATAACTCTTCCATACTTATTAGCCTCCAGCCGCAACGTCCCAGATTTGGTTTGCTTGATTTTTAAAACCTGCATTGCTAGGCACTACATCAATTAAGCCCTAGAATTCACAAACTTTAGAATTACCTGAATTTTGAAAGCCCGTCGAAGCTGCGCTTGCAAAAATTCCTCTGGATTTCAAACTCAGCATAAAGAGCTGTAGTTATCGGTAATAGTCGTAATTGCCCAACTTGAGTACAAGCCATAATAACATTATATTTTGAAGACAAGATTCACCTAGCCAATAATGACCCTACAAACAGACATTGACACCGCCGCCGCACAGCTCAAGGGCAAAACTCCTCAAGAAGTCCTCACATGGGCGCTCGGCAACTACAACAATATCTCCCTTGCGTCTAGCTTTGGAGCCGAAGATGTGACCTTGATTGACATGATCGCCAAAATCAAGCCCGATGCCCATGTTTTCACCCTTGATACGGGTCGCCTCAATAGCGAAACCTACGACGTAATCGCTAAAGTCCAACAAAAATATCCCCAATTGCAACTTCGCATCATGTTCCCTCAAGCGGAAGCAGTGGAACAAATGGTCAGCGCCAAGGGCATTAATCTCTTTTATGACAGTGTGGAAAATCGCAAGCAATGTTGTTATATCCGCAAGGTAGAACCCCTTGGTCGGGCGACAAAGGGTCTAGATGCTTGGATTACAGGGCTACGTCGTGACCAAACTGCAAACCGTTCCACGATGGAAACCGTCGAGCTAGATGGCGATCGCAATATTGCCAAAATCAATCCATTGATCGATTGGACAAATGAACAGGTTTGGGAATATATCCGCGCCAATGACGTTCCCTACAATGCCCTCCACGATCAGAACTTCCCAAGTATTGGCTGTGCGCCTTGTACCAGAGCCGTCCAAGCGGGTGAAGATCTGCGTGCTGGTCGTTGGTGGTGGGAAATGAGCAATCAAGAATGTGGATTGCACGTTACCAGTGACGGTCGCCTAGTTCGTGCTAAGGATGCTTAAAACCCATAAAGGCTCGCTTAGCGAGCCTTTATTATGGATTTGATTAGGAATTATTGGTAATAATGAATAGAACTATAGGGCTAGAATATGGCGATTGGGAATTTAGGGGATGGCGATCGCATTATGGCGTAAGGCGATCACAGAATGCTGATGCTAACAAGTCCCCAATTCTATTAATTCATGGATTTGGAGCAGCGATGGATCAATGGCGCGATAACATTCCTGCCCTCGCGGCAGAGCATACCGTCTATGCTATTGACCTATTGGGCTTTGGCGCATCCGAGAAACCACCGACGGACTATTCTATCTATTTGTGGGTAGAGCAGGTATTGAGCTTTTGGCAAAAATTTATAGGTGTACCCATGATCATTATTGGGAACTCTATCGGTGCTCTTGTTGCTGCAATTGCTGCTAGTCATCATCCCGAAATCGCCGCAGGAGTCGTCACCATCAGCCTGCCCGATATCGAAGCTTTTAATGCCCTAGTTCCAAAATGGCTACAGCCCTTAGAACGTGCAGTCAAAGCAATCGTGAATGCCATTTTTGTAAAACCACTCTTTTATCTATTTCGTCAACCTTGGATGATTCGCTTCGTGTTAAAAGGAATTGTCTATTGTGATCGCGATCGCGTTGATGATCAACTAGTAGAAATTATTGCCAAGCCAGCCCGCGATCGCCAAGCTGCCGAAGCCTTTGTGTGCCTCAATCGCAGTATTAACAAACCCAATTATTCACCGAGTTTAACTCAAGCTCTTAGCAAATTACAGGTTCCATTATTGATTTTGTGGGGCAGTCGTGATCGCCTCATCCCTCCATCTGAAGGTAAACGCTTAGTCCAATATGCCCCCGAGGCCTCTTTAGTTTATTTAGAAAATGCAGGGCATTGCGCCCATGATGACCGTCCTGAGCGCGTCAACCATGAAATCTTAACTTGGTTGGCTTGAACAGCCCAGATTTTTGTGTCGCCCGCTACGCAGGCGACACAAAAATCTGCAATCAGAAATATTTGCTAGCTACTGGGGAAGAATACACCGAGAAGAGATCGCTAAGTATATATGCTGGCAACTTTTTAGAGGAGCAATAGGTCTTTGAGACAATCTGAGACATGACATACAGACCTAAAAATACGGCACAGGGTTTATTTGCATGATTCAAATCGTCATATCTCAAGCATCTCAGAATATTGATAAGCTATGGCAAAGATTACTGAGTATTCCTTCAGATATTGCGCTATTTATTAGTAATTTAGAAATTATTGAGAAAGAGCTTCTTTATCCTCGCTATCAACAATTACTACAAGAGCATCAACCTTTACTCAGTAGCCTGACTCCTGAGGAAGCCCAAATTGTCCAAGAATTAGAACAGTATGGAATTGCAGTCACCCATCTCGATGATTTAGCAATTCCCCTGAGCGATCGCTTTTTTCTTGCAGCCCAACAAATATCTCAAGAACTAAGGGACAATGCGAAGCTTCCCCTCTACATGAGCAAACATACACTGACGGCAAGTGCAGAGCAGATCATGCGTTATCCTGAACTATTTTTGTGGGGCGCGGATGCCAAGCTTTTACGCATCATTGAAAACTATCTCCAGCTACCCGTTGCCTATGATGGACTGTCCTACTACTACAGCCCTGCTGATAGTAGAGAAGCCGGTCCCCGTAAATGGCATCGGGACAAAGAGGACTGGCAAATGATCAAAATTGGGGTCTATATCAATGATGTCGATGAGGATGGAGGTCCCTTTGAGTGTGTTACGCCAGCCGCCAATGAATTTATCAATAGGGCTTTAAACTCTAAATCGATCCAAAAGTACAAAACTGCTTATCAGCGTGAACTTGAGGCGATCTTGCCCTCACAAATTCTGCATAACTGGCGCAAAACCTGTATTGGTAAAGCAGGAACGGTAATTTTTGTGGATACTGCTAAGTATTACCATCGGGGGAAACCACCAACTAAAGCTGACCGTTCAGCAATATTTTTCGGTTATTGCAGTCGCCAACCCAGACATCCATTTTTTTGCGGACGATCACCATTGTCTCAAGCACAACTACGCTATATGGCAAGCCTGTTACCCGCAGAAGTTCAGGATTGCGTGACTTGGCGCGATCGCTTAACAGGGCTGGGCAAATGGATTCCTAAAAATCGATTAAAGGTCTAGCCCCAACGGAATACCGCCGAACCCCAACTTAAGCCTGCCCCAAAACCTGCGATCGCAATTAAGTGACCTTTTTGGATTTTGTCTGCCTTGACCCATTCATCTAGAGCGATCGGAATAGAAGCCGCCGAAGTATTGCCATATTTGCCCATATTACTCACCGCCTTAGCAGGATCAATCCCAAAACGATTGACAACAGCATCGATAATGCGCTGATTAGCTTGATGCATGATTAACCAATCCAGATCGCTAACTTCCAAACTGGCATAGTGCAAAGCTTTTTCAATTACATCTGGCACGCGCCGCACCGCAAACCGATAAACCTCTTGCCCATTCATCGTAATCGGATGAAAGGTATTGCGTCCTAAATAATTGATATTTAAGAATTCATTGCCTTTACCATCACTCCGCATCTCAAAGCCTAATAAATTGTTCTGGGGAGACTCTGGGCTATTAGCCTGCAAAACCACAGCCCCTGCCCCATCACCAAACAAAATACAAGTGCGCCGATCTTGCCAATCGACCCAACGCGAGAGGACATCTGCCCCTATCAGCAAAACATTTTTGTAAACCCCAGTACGAATATATTGGGAGGCAGTAACTAAACCAAACACAAATCCTGAACAGGCTGCCACAAGATCAAAAGCAACAGCACGCTCTGCCCCTAGGATTTTTTGTACTCGTCCTGCTGTCCCAAATAGATCGTCAGAGGTAGAGGTAGATAAAATAATTAGATCAATATCTTCGGGTTGCAAACCTGCGGCAGCGATCGCCTGTTGAGCCGCCAGAGCCGCCAGATTTGCTACTGAATCATTCTCACCATCGGCAATATGACGCTCTCTGATACCTGTGCGCGAGGAGATCCATTCATCATTGGTATCCACCATTTGGGCAAGGTCTTGATTGGTCAACACGCGATCGGGAACGGCGGAACCGCTACCAATAAAACGTACTCCAAGGAGAGAAGATTCAGTATTAGTCATGGGCTGTATTTAAGCTGGATAAGTAAAAAGCTATATTGCTGACGCTATGCGACAACAATATAAATGTTAAGTTGGTGGATCGTCGGGGGTGTCATCCGCAGGGACAGCCACCTTGGGCTTGATTTGACCACGGATACGCTCTAGGACTTCGTTATCCACCGCATCCTTAGCCACACGGATGGCATTGCGAATGCTAACAGCGTTAGAACTACCGTGACCAATTACACAAACACCTGCAACACCCAGCAATAAAGCGCCACCATACTCGTCGGCATCAATGCGTTCTTTGACCTTCTTGAGATTGGGCTTGAGCAGCAAGGCTCCAAGCTTACCGCGCCAACCTTTAGGCAGTTCTTCTTTGAGGATCTGCATGACGGCATTACCGACACCCTCGGCAAATTTGAGGACGATATTACCCGCAAAGCCATCACAAACAATTACGTCAAACTGACCTTTAAGGATGTCCCGACCTTCGGCATTACCCGCAAATAAAATTTGCTGATTATCTTGCAAAGACTGGTGTACACGAATTGCTAGTTCATTACCTTTACAGGCTTCTTCACCAATATTTAGCAACCCGACTTTAGGCTCTTGAATACCGATCGCATATTTGCTGTAAAGCGAACCCATAATCGCAAATTGTTCTAAAAATTTGGGGCGACAATCCACGTTTGCCCCAACATCAAGTAGCAATACAGGCTTATGGGGAACCTGTGTGGGAAATAATGCGCCGATCGCGGGTCGATCTACACCGGGTAAACGCCCCAATCGGAGCAGGGCGGCTGCCATTGCTGCGCCAGAATGTCCAGCCGAAACCACAGCATCTGCTTGCTTGCGCTTGACTAAATTCATGGCAACGGCGATCGAGGAGTTGGGCTTGCGGCGTAGCCCTTCGAGGGGTTCATCATCCATTTCGATGATGCCTTCCGATGGCACGATCTCTAGGCGATCGCTTTCCTTATAGTTATGTTGCTTGAGGTAGTTCGCGAGAATATCGCGATCGCCTACTAGCGCTATATCTACACCTAATTGAGTCTGAGCTAATATTGCTCCTTCAACCACTTCGCGTGGGGCAAAGTCCCCACCCATCGCATCTACTGCAATTCTCACGTTTTGCGATCCTGTCTGCGTTTTATAACTAAAACTGTAAAGAATTTTATTAAACCTTACAAAAATTTTAACAGTTTGAGTAACTTAACCTATCAGGATTGCTCAAAATATTTGAAATCAAATGCGTGAACACAAAAAGATCAGCATTGTTAGATTGTTTAATCGTTGGTTGAAGTTTCTAGTAGTCTCCGCGATCTCCTTGATCATGATTTTGGTAGGATGTCAATCTAA containing:
- a CDS encoding IS982 family transposase, encoding MNDEIVAIYCLCDDILRAMNHQGDIQQQISDAEVMTTAIVAVLYFGGNFEKARKELSEPQYIPKMVSRSRFNRRLHRVEPMLLMLFECLGQAWKQLNTESVYSIDSFPIPVCDNIRIPRSKIYDGNEEYRGYQASKKRYFYGIKIHLMVTESGEPVEFFLTNGSFADVKGLRVFPFALPEGSVVYADKAYNDYEIEDLLLEAENIKLSAMRKSNSQRPVPGYVQFLQHHKRKVIETTGSLISQLLPKSIHAVTAKGFELKVMLFVLALSVNLWVAT
- a CDS encoding beta-ketoacyl-ACP synthase III, encoding MTNTESSLLGVRFIGSGSAVPDRVLTNQDLAQMVDTNDEWISSRTGIRERHIADGENDSVANLAALAAQQAIAAAGLQPEDIDLIILSTSTSDDLFGTAGRVQKILGAERAVAFDLVAACSGFVFGLVTASQYIRTGVYKNVLLIGADVLSRWVDWQDRRTCILFGDGAGAVVLQANSPESPQNNLLGFEMRSDGKGNEFLNINYLGRNTFHPITMNGQEVYRFAVRRVPDVIEKALHYASLEVSDLDWLIMHQANQRIIDAVVNRFGIDPAKAVSNMGKYGNTSAASIPIALDEWVKADKIQKGHLIAIAGFGAGLSWGSAVFRWG
- the plsX gene encoding phosphate acyltransferase PlsX; the protein is MRIAVDAMGGDFAPREVVEGAILAQTQLGVDIALVGDRDILANYLKQHNYKESDRLEIVPSEGIIEMDDEPLEGLRRKPNSSIAVAMNLVKRKQADAVVSAGHSGAAMAAALLRLGRLPGVDRPAIGALFPTQVPHKPVLLLDVGANVDCRPKFLEQFAIMGSLYSKYAIGIQEPKVGLLNIGEEACKGNELAIRVHQSLQDNQQILFAGNAEGRDILKGQFDVIVCDGFAGNIVLKFAEGVGNAVMQILKEELPKGWRGKLGALLLKPNLKKVKERIDADEYGGALLLGVAGVCVIGHGSSNAVSIRNAIRVAKDAVDNEVLERIRGQIKPKVAVPADDTPDDPPT
- a CDS encoding alpha/beta fold hydrolase codes for the protein MNRTIGLEYGDWEFRGWRSHYGVRRSQNADANKSPILLIHGFGAAMDQWRDNIPALAAEHTVYAIDLLGFGASEKPPTDYSIYLWVEQVLSFWQKFIGVPMIIIGNSIGALVAAIAASHHPEIAAGVVTISLPDIEAFNALVPKWLQPLERAVKAIVNAIFVKPLFYLFRQPWMIRFVLKGIVYCDRDRVDDQLVEIIAKPARDRQAAEAFVCLNRSINKPNYSPSLTQALSKLQVPLLILWGSRDRLIPPSEGKRLVQYAPEASLVYLENAGHCAHDDRPERVNHEILTWLA
- a CDS encoding type II toxin-antitoxin system HicB family antitoxin, producing MTTKVCDLIDQYLIVLKKSDTGFSAYSPDVAGCIATGETLEDTTKLMRSALGLHLADIDELPKPRGIDAYLDALRDSEGEEFYLTHISVSSLIADLQGVSREQSRN
- a CDS encoding tetratricopeptide repeat protein, whose translation is MSNPEINVNQGGTGNTQHNYFNYSRSEKFTHDQGFYNNLDDREFYGASIFVGREADLEQLHGLLQVQSQQVKDLPMVLITGLAGMGKSKLAWQYARLHLDDFTGGVGIVDGLKFGEEIRDFMQPRFCEDRDLRYERTLKAQVAEGWQAWQKFCGADRLALIVIDDVTDYQTQVVPYLPKISGDRCPFRFVLTSRSQLRNNLVMLEIEQLTTVAAVQVLRQWADPDEGDDEDEDLHPVIDDPELAASLCDRLGCLPLALTLVGSWLSSPDRTLSMAIATLEEHGLASDALKPDRLDTRQNAEQGVQAALAMSWQNLSPDAQQLGRVLSLFEPINLPWELVEAVVEAYPQQSAAPTVRKGWWQRFWDSFGQLVGLLFPFWKKTAIAAPVTFAPIRNLSDGRIALRVSSLLQVVERGRVFRLHRLVHEFLSGQWQDGDREGWQDAWLRGLSDRANEIPAFADWDLVTAWQPLRPHFASAQKFVEDRLKSATNPALVSTYKLQKNNLIGGSFRLNQAPIFEATYRQAQSTHDRAKAALAKGESAAAQSYFDEAIKGFQKAIEQAWVALPKNSMILAGYLHQIAGLFRELGNYSAGIPPAEEAVKIAEIKASHLTLASYLNRLGLLYGYQGKYSEAEPLYVRSLEIRERQLGADHPDVAQSLNNLAGLYQAQGKYIKAEPLYVRSIKIKERQLGADHPDVAESLNNLAALYDSQGKYSEAEQLYVRSIKIRERRLGADHPDVAQSLNNLAGLYYSQGKYSEAEPLYVRSIEIRERQLGTDHPDIATSLNNLALLYKSQGKYSEAEQLYVRSLSIREIQLGADHPSVSNSLNNLAGLYDSQGKYSEAEPLYVRAIQILEKALGSEHPNTVTVRQNYEAMGKDMN
- a CDS encoding phosphoadenylyl-sulfate reductase codes for the protein MTLQTDIDTAAAQLKGKTPQEVLTWALGNYNNISLASSFGAEDVTLIDMIAKIKPDAHVFTLDTGRLNSETYDVIAKVQQKYPQLQLRIMFPQAEAVEQMVSAKGINLFYDSVENRKQCCYIRKVEPLGRATKGLDAWITGLRRDQTANRSTMETVELDGDRNIAKINPLIDWTNEQVWEYIRANDVPYNALHDQNFPSIGCAPCTRAVQAGEDLRAGRWWWEMSNQECGLHVTSDGRLVRAKDA
- a CDS encoding DUF29 family protein; the protein is MEELLELRELLVGGNISDALLLVEEMTEMSKDDKLNKIYSFAKILLLHLIKQRAENRTTRSWDLSIKNSVREIQRTNQRRKSKGNYCEPSELRETIEEAYEIALDAAAGEAFEGRYEADELGAMVDREAIINQAIALVSGS